Proteins co-encoded in one Streptomyces sp. NBC_00091 genomic window:
- a CDS encoding alpha/beta fold hydrolase, whose amino-acid sequence MSETDASVTQPDVASLHHVCRELAEAADAVRDAARYASRIALGPRLPLVAAGPRRARAAQRDLLRTLTDPRGLGWAPQGNTPLAGALWLAGVLTSRESLAVSLAVTGLKARIRAAAVRHPELLDNPTTSRVLRAIDEDRQAEAVRVFRGLLTEKGAEYALALLAPSFTDIMAWNALTDENPFNDTAGWQIATGRPLTSDYFAGVSTTVWAFLNRGRGRAEPHSPSPGLLGSIDTSGTIVGYVRNIDRIGTRGLLLVQQVAGPDGVRRYVVQLAGMGPTFNQESPQDLLGGIDALGSIDTTYTRAVVRALRRLVPSGSQIALVGHSQGGITAMNLAASRDFNALYTVTHVVAIGSPIDQKRAADPRTRVLSLVNEHDIVPSLEGRSAVSPYELPPEFTEFSWTDDTQAFPLCHAAERYAHNLEHDVPHARSHVDSELAAFRGRVTGTHLFSLHDR is encoded by the coding sequence GTGTCCGAAACCGACGCGTCCGTCACCCAACCGGACGTCGCCTCCCTGCACCACGTCTGCCGCGAGCTGGCCGAAGCCGCCGACGCGGTGCGCGACGCCGCGCGCTACGCCTCCCGGATCGCCCTCGGCCCCCGCCTGCCCCTGGTGGCGGCCGGCCCGCGCCGGGCCCGCGCCGCCCAGCGCGACCTCCTGCGGACCCTGACGGATCCCAGGGGTCTGGGCTGGGCGCCGCAGGGGAACACCCCGCTCGCCGGCGCCCTCTGGCTGGCCGGGGTGCTCACCAGCCGGGAGAGCCTGGCGGTCAGCCTCGCCGTCACCGGCCTCAAGGCGCGGATCCGGGCGGCCGCCGTGCGCCACCCGGAGCTGCTGGACAACCCGACCACCTCGCGGGTGCTGCGCGCCATCGACGAGGACCGCCAGGCCGAGGCGGTACGGGTGTTCAGGGGGCTGCTGACCGAGAAGGGCGCGGAGTACGCCCTCGCCCTGCTGGCGCCTTCCTTCACCGACATCATGGCCTGGAACGCGCTGACCGACGAGAACCCCTTCAACGACACCGCGGGCTGGCAGATCGCCACCGGCCGGCCCCTGACCTCGGACTACTTCGCCGGGGTCAGCACCACGGTCTGGGCCTTCCTCAACCGGGGCCGCGGCCGCGCCGAACCGCACAGCCCCTCACCCGGGCTGCTGGGCAGCATCGACACCTCGGGCACCATCGTCGGCTACGTCCGCAACATCGACCGGATCGGCACGCGCGGCCTGCTCCTCGTACAGCAGGTCGCCGGACCGGACGGGGTCCGCCGCTACGTCGTCCAACTGGCCGGCATGGGACCCACCTTCAACCAGGAGAGCCCGCAGGACCTCCTCGGCGGCATCGACGCGCTGGGCTCCATCGACACCACGTACACCCGCGCGGTGGTCAGGGCCCTGCGCCGGCTCGTCCCCTCCGGTTCGCAGATCGCGCTGGTCGGCCACAGCCAGGGCGGGATCACCGCGATGAACCTGGCGGCGAGCCGGGACTTCAACGCGCTGTACACGGTGACGCACGTGGTCGCGATCGGTTCGCCCATCGACCAGAAACGGGCCGCCGATCCGCGCACCCGGGTGCTGTCCCTCGTCAACGAGCACGACATCGTGCCCAGCCTGGAGGGCCGCTCCGCGGTCTCTCCGTACGAACTGCCGCCCGAGTTCACCGAGTTCAGCTGGACGGACGACACCCAGGCCTTCCCGCTCTGCCATGCCGCCGAGCGGTACGCGCACAACCTCGAACACGATGTCCCCCACGCGCGCTCGCACGTCGACTCCGAACTCGCCGCCTTCCGCGGCCGGGTCACCGGCACGCACCTCTTCTCCCTCCACGACCGCTGA
- a CDS encoding peroxidase family protein: protein MTDTSSHTPPTDTAAGPELPAQAGHRQSTPPAPPEPYGPPGLLERLESAAFARINRTREWYELPGPIGLMNLAVIREDLRRHNLHDTFGAGGERKRRPTPRLAPYRSYDGSGYDPYDEDMGRVGTRLDRNSPLHMAYPDKDEELMAPSPREVSRELLARRGFTPAPTLNLLAAAWIQFQNHGWANHGDNEEAEPFTVPLAADDDWAEQGGTCPMRVNRTRPDPVAHTTPDVPPTYENTVTHWWDGSQIYGSDEARCRSLRTGEHGHLILDGGRLPTDPRPDMACLDATGMNSDYWTGLSLLHTLFAKEHNAICDLVRSHHPTWDDERLFHTARLINTALMAKIHTVEWTPGILDHPVVHHAMRANWDGLLPRWVTKTFGRIGGEVLSGSRGSATDHHAAPFSMTEEFVSAYRLHPLIPDEITVRDHRRGARREIIGFDDMQGATTRTAIDAYGMSDLFYTFGVSNPGALVLHNHPDALRNLKRLSGEHIDLGTVDILRDRERGIPRYNAYRQMLRKRPVTSFEQLTGGHPGDTPLLRELYDGRLERVDTLVGNLAEPRPAGFGFSDTLFRIFALMATRRLKSDRFFTTDYRPEVYTAEGMRWIDRNSMVTVLLRHHPELAPALAGVTNAFAPWKERS from the coding sequence ATGACCGACACCTCCTCCCACACCCCGCCGACGGATACGGCAGCCGGCCCGGAGCTGCCGGCCCAGGCGGGCCACCGGCAGTCGACGCCGCCCGCGCCGCCGGAGCCGTACGGCCCGCCCGGCCTGCTGGAGCGGCTGGAGTCGGCGGCCTTCGCCCGGATCAACCGCACCCGCGAGTGGTACGAACTGCCGGGCCCGATCGGCCTGATGAACCTGGCCGTCATCCGCGAGGACCTGCGCCGCCACAACCTGCACGACACCTTCGGCGCGGGGGGCGAACGCAAGCGGCGCCCCACGCCGCGCCTCGCGCCGTACCGCTCGTACGACGGCTCGGGCTACGACCCGTACGACGAGGACATGGGCCGGGTGGGCACCCGTCTGGACCGCAACTCCCCGCTGCACATGGCCTATCCGGACAAGGACGAGGAGCTGATGGCTCCCAGTCCCCGCGAGGTCAGCCGGGAGCTCCTGGCCCGGCGCGGGTTCACCCCCGCGCCCACCCTGAACCTGCTGGCCGCCGCGTGGATCCAGTTCCAGAACCACGGCTGGGCCAACCACGGGGACAACGAGGAGGCCGAGCCCTTCACCGTCCCGCTCGCCGCCGACGACGACTGGGCGGAGCAGGGCGGCACCTGCCCGATGCGGGTCAACCGCACCCGCCCCGACCCGGTCGCCCACACCACCCCCGACGTCCCGCCGACGTACGAGAACACCGTCACCCACTGGTGGGACGGCTCGCAGATCTACGGCTCCGACGAGGCCCGCTGCCGCTCGCTGCGCACCGGGGAGCACGGGCACCTGATCCTCGACGGCGGCCGGCTGCCCACCGATCCGCGGCCCGACATGGCCTGCCTCGACGCGACGGGCATGAACAGCGACTACTGGACCGGCCTGTCGCTGCTGCACACGCTCTTCGCCAAGGAGCACAACGCCATCTGCGACCTGGTCCGCTCGCACCACCCCACCTGGGACGACGAGCGGCTCTTCCACACCGCGCGGCTGATCAACACCGCCCTGATGGCGAAGATCCACACCGTGGAGTGGACCCCGGGCATCCTCGACCACCCGGTGGTGCACCACGCGATGCGGGCCAACTGGGACGGGCTGCTGCCCCGCTGGGTCACCAAGACCTTCGGCCGGATCGGCGGCGAGGTCCTCAGCGGCTCCCGGGGCTCCGCCACCGACCACCACGCCGCGCCCTTCTCCATGACGGAGGAGTTCGTGTCGGCGTACCGGCTGCACCCGCTGATCCCGGACGAGATCACCGTCCGCGACCACCGTCGCGGGGCGCGGCGCGAGATCATCGGCTTCGACGACATGCAGGGCGCGACCACGCGCACCGCGATCGACGCCTACGGGATGAGCGACCTGTTCTACACCTTCGGGGTCTCGAACCCGGGCGCCCTGGTCCTGCACAACCACCCGGACGCGCTGCGCAACCTGAAGCGGCTGTCCGGCGAGCACATCGACCTCGGGACCGTGGACATCCTGCGCGACCGCGAGCGGGGCATCCCGCGCTACAACGCCTACCGGCAGATGCTGCGCAAGCGCCCGGTCACCTCCTTCGAGCAGCTGACCGGGGGCCACCCGGGCGACACCCCGCTGCTGCGGGAGCTCTACGACGGCCGGCTCGAACGGGTCGACACCCTGGTCGGGAACCTGGCCGAGCCGCGGCCGGCGGGCTTCGGGTTCAGCGACACCCTCTTCCGGATCTTCGCGCTGATGGCCACCCGCCGTCTCAAGAGCGACCGGTTCTTCACCACCGACTACCGGCCGGAGGTGTACACGGCCGAGGGGATGCGCTGGATCGACCGGAACTCGATGGTCACGGTGCTGCTGCGGCACCACCCCGAGCTGGCCCCGGCGCTGGCCGGAGTGACCAACGCCTTCGCCCCCTGGAAGGAGCGGTCGTGA
- a CDS encoding serine/threonine dehydratase → MEQQLDYAAVRAAAARTAGAVRPAAVVPASEGVWYALEYLQHTGSFKARGAHNFLAAHRETGSLPAAGVTIASGGNAGLACAWAARAQGVPATVFLPANAPRVKVERLRGYGADVRLVGDRYAEALAACREFAADSGALSSHAYDHPLIAAGAGTLLDEVRAALPGLDTVVVAVGGGGLFAGVATAAREHGVRVVAAEPEHCRALNAALEAGRPVDVPVSSVAADSLGATRVSADALAAARQGNAVSVLVPDEAITAARRALWEEHRIVVEAGAATALAALRTAPRPPGERVAVVLCGANTDPGDL, encoded by the coding sequence ATGGAACAGCAGCTCGACTACGCCGCCGTCCGCGCCGCCGCGGCCCGTACCGCCGGGGCCGTCCGCCCCGCCGCCGTGGTACCCGCCTCCGAAGGCGTCTGGTACGCCCTGGAGTACCTCCAGCACACCGGCTCCTTCAAGGCCCGCGGCGCGCACAACTTCCTCGCCGCCCACCGTGAGACCGGCAGCCTCCCGGCCGCCGGCGTCACCATCGCCTCCGGCGGCAACGCCGGCCTCGCCTGCGCCTGGGCGGCCCGCGCGCAGGGCGTCCCCGCCACCGTGTTCCTCCCCGCCAACGCCCCGCGCGTCAAGGTGGAGCGGCTGCGCGGCTACGGGGCCGACGTACGGCTCGTCGGCGACCGGTACGCCGAAGCGCTCGCCGCCTGCCGGGAGTTCGCCGCGGACAGCGGGGCGCTGAGCAGCCACGCCTACGACCACCCGCTCATCGCCGCGGGCGCCGGGACCCTGCTCGACGAGGTCCGGGCCGCCCTGCCCGGCCTGGACACCGTGGTCGTCGCGGTCGGCGGCGGCGGGCTGTTCGCGGGCGTCGCCACCGCCGCCCGCGAACACGGCGTACGGGTGGTCGCCGCCGAGCCCGAGCACTGCCGGGCCCTGAACGCCGCCCTCGAGGCGGGCCGCCCCGTCGACGTCCCGGTGTCCTCCGTCGCCGCCGACTCCCTCGGCGCCACCCGGGTCTCCGCCGACGCGCTGGCCGCCGCCCGGCAGGGGAACGCCGTATCGGTACTCGTCCCGGACGAGGCCATCACCGCAGCCCGGCGCGCGCTCTGGGAGGAGCACCGGATCGTGGTCGAAGCGGGGGCCGCCACCGCCCTGGCCGCCCTGCGCACCGCCCCGCGGCCGCCGGGGGAGCGGGTCGCCGTCGTCCTGTGCGGGGCGAACACCGACCCCGGGGACCTCTGA
- a CDS encoding FAD-binding oxidoreductase, with translation MSPTTDTPLLLSRLRSALPPEALLTDPAELAAHSRDSAPFSECGTPAVVAVPRTAEQVEHIMRTAYELGVPVVPQGARTGLAGAANAIDGCVVLSTAAMDEILSIDPANRLVRCQPGVTTRRLAQAVAEHGLTYPPDPASWERCTIGGNIATGAGGICCVKYGVTADYVLGLDLVLPDGRRMRTGRDTAKGVAGYDLTRLIVGSEGTLAVVVGATLALRPARPPALSLLAQFPSLTAAGDAVAAITAAGHTPSALELLDRATTEAIVELGHPLLRPGSAATLIVESDSADPAPDLAAMAVLCRKAGAHEVATSATSKEAYEIIEARRLVSPAIGRYMASRGGGLTAFIEDVAVPRTALPELIGQIEVIAERYGLKIFTLGHAGDGNLHPTVVFDESDADEFRRAQEAYDAIMAAGLELGGTTTGEHGIGTLKREWLERELGPVSLELQRGLKRLFDPKNLLNPGKVVTA, from the coding sequence ATGTCCCCCACCACCGACACCCCCCTCCTGCTCAGCAGGCTCCGCTCCGCGCTCCCCCCGGAAGCCCTGCTCACCGACCCGGCGGAACTCGCCGCGCACTCCCGGGACTCCGCTCCCTTCTCCGAGTGCGGAACCCCGGCCGTGGTCGCCGTCCCGCGCACGGCCGAACAGGTCGAGCACATCATGCGGACCGCCTACGAACTGGGCGTCCCCGTCGTCCCGCAGGGCGCCCGCACGGGCCTGGCCGGCGCCGCCAACGCCATCGACGGCTGCGTGGTGCTGTCCACCGCCGCGATGGACGAGATCCTGTCCATCGACCCCGCCAACCGCCTGGTGCGCTGCCAGCCCGGGGTCACCACCCGCCGCCTCGCACAGGCCGTGGCCGAGCACGGGCTGACGTACCCGCCGGACCCGGCCTCCTGGGAGCGCTGCACCATCGGCGGGAACATCGCCACCGGCGCGGGCGGCATCTGCTGCGTGAAGTACGGGGTCACCGCCGACTACGTCCTCGGGCTGGACCTCGTCCTGCCCGACGGGCGGCGGATGCGCACCGGCCGGGACACCGCCAAGGGCGTCGCCGGATACGACCTGACGCGCCTGATCGTCGGCTCGGAGGGCACCCTGGCGGTGGTCGTCGGCGCCACCCTCGCACTGCGGCCCGCCCGGCCCCCGGCGCTCTCCCTGCTCGCCCAATTCCCCAGCCTGACCGCCGCCGGGGACGCCGTCGCCGCGATCACCGCCGCCGGCCACACCCCGTCCGCGCTCGAACTCCTCGACCGGGCCACCACCGAGGCCATCGTGGAACTCGGCCACCCGCTGCTGCGTCCCGGCAGCGCCGCCACCCTGATCGTCGAGAGCGACTCCGCCGACCCCGCGCCGGACCTTGCCGCCATGGCGGTCCTCTGCAGGAAGGCGGGCGCCCACGAGGTGGCCACCTCGGCCACCAGCAAGGAGGCGTACGAGATCATCGAGGCGCGCCGCCTGGTCAGCCCGGCCATCGGCCGTTACATGGCCTCCCGGGGCGGCGGGCTCACCGCCTTCATCGAGGACGTCGCGGTGCCCCGTACCGCGCTCCCCGAGCTGATCGGCCAGATCGAGGTGATCGCCGAGCGCTACGGGCTGAAGATCTTCACCCTCGGCCACGCCGGTGACGGCAACCTGCACCCCACGGTCGTCTTCGACGAGTCCGACGCGGACGAGTTCCGCCGCGCCCAGGAGGCGTACGACGCCATCATGGCCGCCGGCCTCGAACTGGGCGGTACGACCACCGGCGAGCACGGCATCGGCACCCTCAAGCGGGAGTGGCTGGAGCGCGAGCTGGGCCCCGTCTCCCTGGAGCTCCAGCGCGGCCTCAAGCGGCTGTTCGACCCCAAGAACCTGCTCAACCCCGGCAAGGTGGTCACGGCATGA
- a CDS encoding cytochrome P450, producing the protein MTQSIEAPGTTRDETPVLPPVRAGLAETVRFVATHTLPVFVRGVANPRFPVMALYSRVNQPAWSNATLRAMKARHGGAPVMVRALSGEMLVLFDQADIRRFFEEPVSDLSMDADDKYDSLSVFEPTGVICSHGQVREDRRRVNDRALAADQPVHPSCGEFRTVVEEECRRLTDRTVVDFPLLWKTLTRISRRVVLGDQASDDQELSDWLATLRGQANWMGRSKPEAAKALYSKIEARITRYAADAPAHTLAARALSEPAPEGTDPLGQTHHWLLGIDLAAPVVARTLLLLAHHPAEQEAAHAEAAEGVPGLPRLRACLEESVRLYPIVPDLVRVTRTETEWRGVRYPAGTNVLVPMGFHQRDPAQVDGGHLFAPGRWLTPGVHADTRVAPFSHGGARCPGEYVALLLTSLVCAEVLRGHRLTGARPVLDPGRPLPGILDTAAIRLRLGRL; encoded by the coding sequence ATGACCCAGTCCATCGAGGCCCCGGGCACCACCCGGGACGAGACGCCCGTACTGCCCCCCGTCCGGGCCGGCCTGGCGGAGACCGTCCGCTTCGTCGCCACCCACACCCTGCCCGTCTTCGTACGCGGCGTCGCCAACCCCCGGTTCCCGGTCATGGCGCTGTACTCCCGCGTGAACCAGCCCGCCTGGTCGAACGCCACCCTGCGGGCGATGAAGGCCCGGCACGGCGGCGCGCCCGTGATGGTGCGCGCGCTCTCCGGCGAGATGCTCGTCCTGTTCGACCAGGCCGACATCCGGCGCTTCTTCGAGGAGCCGGTCTCGGACCTCTCCATGGACGCGGACGACAAGTACGACAGCCTGTCCGTCTTCGAACCCACCGGGGTGATCTGCTCGCACGGCCAGGTGCGTGAGGACCGGCGCCGGGTCAACGACCGCGCGCTCGCCGCCGACCAGCCGGTACACCCCTCCTGCGGGGAGTTCCGGACCGTCGTCGAGGAGGAGTGCAGGAGGCTCACCGACCGCACGGTCGTCGACTTCCCGCTGCTGTGGAAGACCCTGACCCGCATCTCCCGGCGGGTGGTCCTCGGCGACCAGGCGTCCGACGACCAGGAGCTGTCCGACTGGCTCGCCACCCTGCGCGGCCAGGCCAACTGGATGGGCCGCAGCAAGCCGGAGGCCGCCAAGGCGCTCTACTCGAAGATCGAGGCCCGGATCACGCGGTACGCGGCCGACGCGCCCGCGCACACCCTGGCCGCCCGCGCGCTGAGCGAGCCCGCCCCGGAGGGCACCGACCCGCTGGGCCAGACCCACCACTGGCTGCTGGGCATCGACCTCGCCGCGCCCGTCGTCGCCCGCACCCTGCTGCTGCTCGCGCACCACCCGGCCGAGCAGGAGGCCGCGCACGCCGAGGCGGCCGAGGGCGTCCCCGGGCTGCCGCGGCTGCGGGCCTGCCTGGAGGAGTCGGTGCGGCTGTACCCGATCGTCCCCGACCTCGTACGGGTCACCCGTACCGAGACCGAGTGGCGCGGGGTGCGCTACCCGGCCGGCACCAACGTCCTGGTGCCGATGGGCTTCCACCAGCGCGACCCCGCACAGGTCGACGGCGGGCACCTCTTCGCTCCGGGCCGCTGGCTGACCCCGGGCGTGCACGCGGACACCCGCGTGGCCCCGTTCAGCCACGGCGGCGCCCGCTGCCCCGGCGAGTACGTCGCCCTGCTGCTCACCTCTCTGGTCTGCGCCGAGGTGCTGCGCGGCCACCGCCTCACCGGGGCCCGTCCGGTGCTCGACCCGGGGCGTCCGCTGCCGGGGATCCTCGACACGGCCGCCATCCGGCTGCGCCTCGGCCGGCTGTAA
- the mdlC gene encoding benzoylformate decarboxylase has translation MRTVRESVMDVLRARGMTTVFGNPGSTELPMLKQFPEDFRYVLGLQEAVVVGMADGYALASGTTGLVNLHTGPGTGNAMGAILNARANRTPMVVTAGQQVRAMLTMEALLTNPQSTLLPQPAVKWAYEPPRAADVAPALARAAQIAETPPQGPVFLSLPMDDFDVVLDETEDRAAQRTAARTVTHAAAPSAEVVRQLAARLAGARSAVLVAGNDVDAAGAWDAVVELAERTGLPVWSAPTEGRIAFPKSHPQYRGMLPPAIAPLTRCLEGHDLVLVIGAPVFCYYPYVPGAYLPEGAELVQLTRDAEEAARAPVGDALVADLALTVRALLAELPPREGSPRAGRIERAESFEEVDGVLTPLAAMTAIAQGAPANTLWVNESPSNLGQFHDATRISTPGSFLFTAGGGLGFGLAAAVGAQLGAPDRPVVCVIGDGSTHYAVQALWTAAAYKVPVTFVVLSNQRYAILQWFAQVEQAQGAPGLDIPGLDIAAIATGYGVRAHLATGFGELAKLVRESALQQDGPVLIDVPVTTELPTL, from the coding sequence ATGCGCACGGTCCGAGAGTCGGTCATGGATGTCCTCCGAGCCCGTGGGATGACCACGGTCTTCGGCAACCCCGGATCGACCGAACTGCCCATGCTCAAGCAGTTCCCGGAGGACTTCCGCTACGTTCTGGGGCTCCAGGAGGCCGTGGTCGTCGGCATGGCCGACGGCTACGCCCTCGCCTCCGGCACCACCGGCCTGGTCAACCTGCACACCGGCCCGGGCACGGGCAACGCGATGGGCGCGATCCTGAACGCCCGCGCCAACCGCACCCCCATGGTCGTCACCGCCGGCCAGCAGGTCCGCGCCATGCTCACCATGGAGGCCCTGCTGACCAACCCCCAGTCCACCCTCCTGCCCCAGCCCGCCGTGAAGTGGGCGTACGAGCCCCCGCGCGCGGCGGACGTCGCACCCGCCCTCGCCCGCGCCGCGCAGATCGCCGAAACCCCGCCGCAGGGCCCGGTGTTCCTCTCGCTGCCCATGGACGACTTCGACGTGGTGCTCGACGAGACCGAGGACCGGGCCGCCCAACGGACCGCGGCCCGCACCGTCACGCACGCCGCCGCCCCCTCCGCCGAGGTGGTCCGGCAGCTCGCCGCGCGCCTGGCCGGCGCCCGCAGCGCCGTCCTCGTCGCCGGCAACGACGTGGACGCCGCCGGAGCCTGGGACGCCGTCGTGGAACTGGCCGAGCGCACCGGCCTGCCCGTCTGGTCGGCGCCCACCGAGGGCCGGATCGCCTTCCCCAAGTCCCACCCGCAGTACCGCGGCATGCTGCCCCCGGCCATCGCGCCGCTGACCCGCTGCCTCGAGGGCCACGACCTGGTCCTGGTGATCGGCGCCCCGGTGTTCTGCTACTACCCCTACGTCCCCGGCGCCTACCTGCCCGAGGGCGCCGAGCTGGTGCAGCTGACCCGGGACGCGGAGGAGGCGGCCCGCGCCCCCGTCGGGGACGCGCTGGTCGCCGACCTCGCCCTGACCGTACGGGCCCTGCTCGCGGAGCTGCCCCCACGCGAGGGCTCGCCCCGGGCCGGGCGGATCGAGCGGGCCGAGTCCTTCGAGGAGGTCGACGGGGTGCTCACCCCGCTCGCCGCGATGACGGCCATCGCGCAGGGCGCCCCCGCGAACACCCTGTGGGTCAACGAATCCCCGTCCAACCTGGGCCAGTTCCACGACGCCACCCGGATCAGCACCCCGGGCTCCTTCCTCTTCACGGCGGGCGGCGGTCTCGGCTTCGGCCTCGCCGCGGCCGTGGGCGCCCAGCTCGGGGCCCCGGACCGGCCCGTGGTCTGCGTCATCGGCGACGGCTCCACCCACTACGCCGTGCAGGCGCTGTGGACCGCGGCCGCCTACAAGGTCCCCGTCACCTTCGTCGTGCTGAGCAACCAGCGCTACGCGATCCTCCAGTGGTTCGCCCAGGTGGAGCAGGCCCAGGGCGCCCCCGGGCTCGACATCCCCGGCCTGGACATCGCGGCCATCGCCACCGGCTACGGGGTACGCGCCCACCTGGCGACCGGCTTCGGCGAACTGGCCAAGCTGGTGCGGGAGTCGGCCCTCCAGCAGGACGGCCCGGTGCTCATCGACGTACCGGTCACCACCGAGCTCCCCACCCTGTAG
- a CDS encoding TetR/AcrR family transcriptional regulator codes for MPRRSAALDRATPGAIAVAALRILDEEGPGALSFRALAERLEVSHATVQRRCTDLAGLLDLCTEHLAARLPEIPAGTDWAEAAELRFGALYRLLTAHPGLLVLRGGRPWLGRQLLARLVEPALADSIAAGMSAAEAMTAYRRMYLLTLGSAAFVDHRDPAGATAASRAALAALDPAEFPVLAGAVADVLPPLTDHEVYYGALRQLIEAARPAA; via the coding sequence ATGCCGAGAAGATCAGCCGCCCTGGATCGCGCGACCCCCGGAGCGATCGCCGTCGCCGCCCTGCGCATCCTGGACGAGGAAGGGCCCGGCGCCCTCAGCTTCCGCGCCCTCGCCGAACGCCTCGAGGTCTCCCACGCCACCGTCCAGCGCCGCTGCACCGACCTGGCCGGCCTGCTGGACCTGTGCACCGAGCACCTCGCCGCCCGGCTGCCCGAGATCCCCGCCGGAACCGACTGGGCCGAGGCAGCCGAGCTGCGGTTCGGCGCCCTCTACCGGCTGCTCACCGCCCACCCCGGACTGCTCGTCCTGCGCGGCGGGCGGCCCTGGCTCGGCCGGCAGCTGCTCGCCCGCCTCGTGGAGCCCGCCCTCGCCGACAGCATCGCCGCCGGGATGAGCGCGGCCGAGGCCATGACCGCCTACCGGCGGATGTACCTGCTCACCCTGGGCAGCGCCGCCTTCGTCGACCACCGCGACCCCGCAGGGGCCACCGCGGCCTCCCGGGCCGCCCTCGCCGCCCTGGACCCCGCCGAGTTCCCCGTCCTCGCGGGCGCCGTGGCCGACGTACTGCCCCCGCTGACCGACCACGAGGTGTACTACGGCGCCCTGCGCCAGCTCATCGAGGCCGCCCGGCCCGCCGCCTGA